The following are from one region of the Acidobacteriota bacterium genome:
- a CDS encoding c-type cytochrome encodes MQPFEISRWVRMGGVALALLLLSHSVEAQTLTPKVAPNSTASSKGKDLFESSCSVCHGMDGDGGEHAPGIGRTSRSRAMPDSELTRILHDGISSKGMPSFSTLGTLEIQSIVSYMRFLQANGEGRASTGDSKEGKKVFFGKGGCTGCHAMHGEGRFLATDLSDFAYDHDANDIRAAIINPQEQKASTLSLAHVTTSTGQQFSGVIRNENNSSIQIQDADGQFYLLLKSDLQSIERSRTLSMPVDFRQKLTAAEVEDLVSFIVQQSPVAKDPTSRSADRRKEDRID; translated from the coding sequence ATGCAGCCATTCGAGATTTCTCGTTGGGTGCGAATGGGTGGGGTCGCCCTTGCTCTACTTCTTCTATCCCACTCGGTTGAGGCACAGACTCTGACCCCGAAAGTCGCGCCCAACTCTACTGCATCCAGCAAGGGCAAAGATCTCTTTGAATCTTCTTGTTCCGTCTGCCACGGAATGGACGGCGATGGTGGGGAGCACGCGCCTGGCATTGGTCGTACCTCCCGTTCAAGAGCCATGCCGGATTCGGAACTGACTCGAATTCTTCACGATGGAATTTCCAGCAAAGGAATGCCGTCATTCAGCACCTTGGGCACTCTCGAGATCCAATCCATAGTTTCCTACATGCGGTTCCTCCAGGCGAACGGCGAAGGCCGGGCAAGCACTGGAGATTCCAAAGAAGGCAAGAAAGTATTCTTTGGCAAGGGTGGATGTACCGGCTGCCATGCGATGCACGGAGAAGGGCGTTTTCTGGCGACCGACCTGAGCGATTTCGCTTACGACCACGACGCGAATGACATCCGCGCTGCCATCATCAATCCGCAGGAACAGAAAGCATCGACCCTCTCCCTCGCCCATGTCACGACCAGCACGGGCCAGCAGTTCTCTGGTGTCATCCGTAACGAAAACAATTCTTCGATTCAAATACAGGATGCGGATGGGCAGTTCTATCTACTCCTGAAGTCCGACCTGCAGTCCATCGAGCGGTCGCGCACACTCTCCATGCCGGTCGACTTTCGCCAGAAACTAACCGCAGCCGAGGTTGAGGACCTTGTGAGCTTCATCGTCCAGCAATCGCCAGTCGCGAAGGACCCAACCTCTCGATCTGCGGATCGCAGAAAGGAAGATCGAATTGACTGA